The Deltaproteobacteria bacterium sequence GAGTAAATCCCAGTACCTGCCGTTTCACCTGTTTGTTGAATTTGGCCACGAAATGCTGGGCCAGAATCGGTACATCGCCCAGGCGTTCCCGCAAAGGCGGCAGTTTGATAGGTATCACATTCAAGCGAAAGTAGAGATCCTGCCGAAAAGTGCCATTTCTGATGGACTTTTCCAGATCAGTATTGCTGGCTGCTACAATTCGCACATCAACCTTGATGTTGCGGTTGCTTCCGAGCCGGTTTATCTCTTTTTCCTGAATCACCCTGAGAAGTTTGGCCTGCAGATCAAGGCGAAGCGCAGCTATTTCATCAAGAAAAAGCGTACCCCCATCAGCATATTCGAACTTGCCGATGCTTCGGTTGTGTGCTCCGGTAAAAGCGCCCCTCTCGTGGCCAAACAGCTCACTTTCCATGAGTTCGCCAGGTATCGCAGCACAGTTTATCGCCACGAATGGTCCATCCCTCCTGTTGCTCCAGCGGTGCAGACAGCGGGCCACCAGTTCTTTGCCGGTGCCGCTCTCTCCTGCTATCAGAATTGAACTCGTGGTAGGCGCCACTTTCCTGACAAGCTCCAGGATCCTGGCCACCGCACTGTTCTGGGTTATGATCTCATTGTGGCTGAAGGCATAGGCCACTTCAGAACGAAGATAACGATTTTCTCGCTGCAGATTTCGTTTTTCCAGGACGCGGCTTACAGCCGAAAGTATCTCGTCCGGTTCGAAGGGTTTGGTGATGTAATCATAGGCCCCCAGTTTAATGGACTGCACCGCTTTTTGGGCCTTGTCCGAGGCTGATATCATAACCACATCCATGCTGTCATCCATGCTCTTCAGCCTTTTCAAGACCTCGATTCCATCTAGCTCTGGCATGGTAACGTCCAGAAACACCACATCAAAGCTCGCCTGCATGCAGAGGCTGAGCGCTTCCTGTCCGCTCGCCGCCAGTGTTACACTATAGTCGTCCTCGAGAATGACCTGCAAGGCATCTCTCGCCCCCTGGTCATCGTCTACCACAAGGATTTTCGGCTGTATACCTGCTGTGTCTGCCACCACATCCTCGTTTGACCTGGCCAGCGCCTCTGCCACTGCAACGCCCTGGCGCGTCTTTGCCAGGTAGCCACCCTAAACTCTGTCCGCAAAAATCCCCAGAGTATAATCACCCTGCAAGAAACGCTGCACACACTGTTCGACCAGGGCATCGCTGGTCAAGGCCATATCTAACAGCCGTGTACAGGCGACCAGTCTGCCGAGAAGATCCAGCTTTTGCAAACATTCTTCTGACTCACCGTATTTCCACCTGGCCTTGATGAAGTCGCCCTTGGCCTTGTAGTCAAATTCCAGGTGCAGGAGAATGTCGCCTATCACTTTAATTCTTCTCAGCCGTCTCTCTTCGGGCGCCGCGCCTCCCTTGAATGTCAGAACCACATAGTTGTCTCGGCTAATCGAGCAGACATAGGCGTCAATGGTGGTGAAATGGTAGCCAAAGCGCAAGCTCACGTTAAGATAGTTGGCTGCCACGATAAAATAGTTGGAGCCCATTGTTTGATCAGAGACGAGAGTAGTCACCATTGTCTGGGACATGGCTGAAAAAAAGCCCTGCAAATCCAGTTTTCCTTGCAGGAATCCTTCCCAGTGCAGCCTCTCACAGGACAACCCCGTCCAGAAGGCTTGAAAAAGCCGGGAGTCCACATCCTCTGGTTTTATGGTTTGCTCATTGCTGGAATTTATTATCCTGCCGTCAACATCAATCACATAAGTGAGCAGAGGCAAGCGCCCCTTCAGCCGATAGGCACGCTGCTTCGACTTGCTCGCGGTCGTCTTGCTGGCAAGATCGTACATAGCCTTCATGCCCGTCTCATGGACAAAACGTATAATGTCATGCAGCGACCGACAGTTTCTTGCGGTAAACTGGGGGGAATCCGGATCACATAGATTCAGAGGCGTGATAAAGGGGATCACTTTGCTGAGAACCCGGTAAGATTCTGTGGCTTTGATGTTGGCCACCGGCTTCTTCTGGACAACGTCCCAGTTAGTCGCCTGTTCATGACTACCGCGGTAAACCAACTTTTGGCTGGCGTCGACAATGACCCAATCTTGCTCTGACAACCGCCTGGTGGCTTTACGTGTATTTACCAGAGTCGGAACGTGAAACTCCCTTGCCAGGGAAGACATATGATCCGTGAGACTGCCCACGTTAGTGACGATGGCACTGACCCTATCCATGACCTTCACAAAGCGAGGTGAAGTCCTGGCAGAAACCAGCACAGCTCCCTTTGGACAGCGAGCCAAATCGTGCTCCGTGCGGTACCTGAAGACGACACCGGCACCGATGCCACCGCAGGCTGTTTCTCCTCCTTGCAACAACAGCTCACCATGAGCATAGTTGGTCTGCTGAGCAGCAGCTTTTTTGGCAATAGTCAACGGTCGACTCTGGAGAATATAGAGTGTACCGTCTTCGTCAAGGGCCCATTCAATATCTTGCGGCCACTGATAATGTTCTTCTATTTTTTGGGCATACGACAGAAGCGTCTGCAGCTGGAATTCATTGAGGCAGGGTAGATCTCTCTTCCTGTCGGGAACCCGCACTTTTTTGAGACCACCTCGAGGGTCGGCAACGAGCATCACCCTCTTGGTGGAAATATTCATCGCCAGCAGACTATTACCGCTCTCTTTGTCAAATACAAATGTATCAGGGGTTATTTCGCCATCGACCAGCAATCGTCCTAGTCCCCACAGGCCGCTTATGGTGACCAGATGGCTGTCAGGATCGTTAGGATCTTCTGTATAAATGACACCTGAGGCAACCGCTCGCACCATTTTCATGATCGCCACACTCATGGCGATATCTTGGTCACGATAACCGCGTTTTTGTTGGTAGTAAATAGCTCGAGCGTTGTATTTGCTGGCTACCACTTCCTTGTAAGCCTCTTCAGCTTGTGCTGGCGGGATATTCAGAAGCGAACTATATTGGCCCGCAAACGACGAGTCCGTATCCTCTCCGAGGGCACTGCTGCGAAAACTGGCAAAACACCTTGAATCTCCCCGGGCCAGACGTTGACAACCTTTTTGCAGCGACGAAGAGAGATCGTAAGGCAGAGCTGCCTTTCTGATGAGCTCCTTGATGTCCTGTTCAACCTGGAGCAAACTTTCGGTATTTTCCAGATCGACCTTTTCAAGCAGACGCGATATGGCAAAATCAAGATGGCTGTATTCAATGAACTGGGTGTAAGCGCACACCGTAGTGCCGAAACCATCCGGGACCGGCAGCTGCAGCCGGTTCTTGATTTCACCCAGGTTGGCCATCTTGTCGCCGACTTTATCTGCCATCTCGTGGTATATATAGTCGATAAATACCGCTGTTGGCGTGTAAATCGGCTCTGAAGCACCGGTAACCACGCCACGGATCTTTTCGGCCAGTGATTCGCAGATTTCCACCAGTTCTGGATACTCCTCATCAGTAAGGAGGTTCAGCAGTCGCACAGCATTTTGCACACTGAGCAGCAGACTTTTCGTGGTATTGCGCAGATAAGGTATGGTAAAAACACTCTCGCCATCAAAGTGGGCGTGCAGTTCGTTGATCAGCTCCAGGGCGAAGTCATTTTCCGCCAAGAGTTTTACAAAATTATCGTAATCATGCCTGAGATCACGCTCCCTGTTCTTTGCAACTCCTTTAGCATGTTTTTTCAGCCATGGAACGAATCGTGTCATTTTGGCAACATTCCCTCTTTGGCTAACACCATCGTTCTAAATGTGAGTTCCCTGGCCAGCAACAATATCCTCCTGGTCTATGCTTTGCTTGCCATCTGCTGATATGCGGAGAACGCCAGGCAACATCACCATGTTGACATGTTGATGGCTGAAATTGCTGAAACACCGAGGCTGCAGCAAGCTCCTGTAAACAAGCCGCCAATTGTTCCGCGGTGTCCAATCCTGGCAAGGTGCCTCCCAATTCTATTACCAAGTAAAAGCTAGAGCAAATAGTTTTGTTGCTTTCTGGACTGAAATGTTTCCTTGGCCAGACCGCGGCAAATATTATACTTCACCTGTAACCAACTATTGTTGCCGAATCGCAGAGCGCCAAGGGATGAGCACCTCATGGCTTCTGGAAATATTGCAGCAGCGGAACCATATTGACTGCAGCGCCACAACAGGCGGCTAACGGCTGTGCTGCGGCATGGCGGCAACACCAGGATTTTCACCGTGTTAATGAGGCGGCTGCGTCGCAGAGCATGCTTCGAGAATCACCTGGCTTCCAGCTGGAGTTTTCTGCTGACTTCTCTGGTTCCCTGAAGAGTTTACCACTGCTAAGGTATAGAAAAATTAAGGAATCTTTGCTCAAAGCAAGTTGACAAATCTGTAGCACCTGAGTTAGGTTAACGGGTGGCAAATTGACGTGCTGCAGACAAGCACCCCCGGGCGATCACGCCTGAGGGGGAGCGGATATTGCAGCCTTCGAAAGTAGAGTCAGCCTTTGCTGCATTCCTTTTGGGCCGTGCATCTTTCTCTGGGCTGGCCAGTGAAGAGTGCCAACAGACGCATGGGAGATATCAGCCAAATTGACAAGCGTCTTCTCTTTTCTCCAGAGCAAATAGATCGTCAGGTTGAACGGTTGGCCGGGGAGATCAGTAGAGACTATCAGGGCAAGGACCCTGTGTTGGTCGGAGTCCTCAAAGGTGTATTCATCTTTCTAGCAGACCTTGTGCGGCTTCTGACCATACCAGTACAGGTCGACTTTGTGCGGCTTTCCAGCTACGGAGAAAATACCACTTCGAGTGGCACGGTGCGCATCAGCCACGATGTGGAGATGAGTCTGCGAAATAGGCACGTGCTCATAGTCGAGGACATAGTGGACTCCGGACTCAGCATGCACTTTCTTCGTGATCATCTTGCTTCACATGAACCGTGCTCTTTGAAAATATGTGCGCTTCTAGATAAGCGTGAACGCAGAAGCACGGAGGTTGCCTTAGATTATGTCGGCCTCAGGGTAGAGAAGGGTTTCGTTGTGGGCTACGGGCTCGACTGCAATGAAGCATATCGTCAACTGCCTGGAATTTACGAGTTAATTTTCTAACAAGGGCATGAGGGGCTGACTCATCAGCTTCTGCCATTATATGCAGGTGCCAGCATGATTATACAGTGTGATAATTGCCATACCAGGTTTCGTTTGGATCCCGACCGCCTCAAAGGCGAAAGCACCAGAGTGCGGTGTTCAAAATGCCGGCATGTGTTCACCGTCAGCCGGCCTGCCACTCCTGAAGACCAGGAAACTGCACACCCCCCCCTGGAAAGCACTCCCAGAATTCCTCCCCGCCGGGCAAGCGCCAGCCGCTACCTGTTGCTGCTCCTGCCTCTGCTGTTGGTGGTAGCTGGAGTTGCCCTATGGCTTTATTTCCCCAGATCAACACAGCAGCCAACCACATCGACAACCAAGGGCATTGAATTTCTCCATCTGGTCGAAGCTCGTGGCTATTTTATCGACAACCTGCAGGCTGGACAACTATTTGTGATAGAGGGACGTGTTCGCAATGACTTTCCAGAACCTCGCCGCCGGATTCGCATGCGAGCAAAATTGTATACGAGTGACGGACAGCAGGCACAACAAGTAGATTTTTACGCTGGCAATTCTCTTACTGCTGCCCAGCTGCGCAATCTTCCCCTCGAGGATCAACGCCGGCTGATACAACAGCCTCCAGCTGGAAACTCGCAGGACGAAGTGGTTGCCCCTGGCAGCGAAATCATTTTCACGGTTTCCTTTGGAAATCTGCCTGAACTGAGCAAGCTGAGCGATTACAGCGTGGAAATAGTGGCATCCCAGCCAGCCTGAAAGGGCTTATTCATGCTTTCCCTTCTAGAGTGATTGAAAGCGCGCAAACTTTTTCTCACTTTTGCGGCAGTGATCAATTATGCAAAGAAAATGGAATCTCCTGATCGCCGGCCTGATGCTGTTCATGGTGCTGGCCATGGGTACAGCGGGGTATATGTTTTTGGACGGCTGGAGTTTCCTCGATAGTTTCTACATGACCATAATCACTCTTACTACTGTAGGCTTTGCAGAGGTACATCCGCTAACGCCTGCGGCACGGATCCTCACCATTGCCGTCATTGTTCTTGGCATCGGTGTGGGGGCTTATCTCCTCGGAACTGTCAGTCAGATGATTATCGAGGGGAGGTTGCTTTATGTGCTGGGGAGGAAGAAATTGGAACGAAAGATCCTTTCTCTGAAGAATCACTACATCATTTGCGGCTATGGGCGCGTAGGCAGAATCGTCTGCGAGGAGATCAAAAAAAGCAGGCCTGTACCACTGGTGGTCATTGAAAAAGACAATACCATGACTCCCAAGATCCAGGAAGACGGCCACCTCTACATCCTTGGAGATGCCACAGACGAGGAATCGCTCGTCCGAGCAGGAATCATGCAGGCAAAGGCCCTGGTTACCGCCCTGGACTCGGAAGCTGACAATGTCTATATCACCCTGACTGCCAAAGGATTGAAGCCAGATCTATTTGTGCTTGCTCGGGCAGGCAGAATCGGCTCAGAGAAGAAGCTTCTTCGTGCCGGCGCCAACAAGGTAGTTTCACCTCATCATATCGGCGGCTCGCGCATGGCGCAAGCCCTGCTCCGCCCAGCAGTCACTGACTTCATTGAACTGGCAATTCACGACCCAGAAATAGAGCTGCAGATGGAGGAGATTCTGGTAAAGCCCACGAGCAGTCTGGCTGACGTGCCCCTGGTCGACTCGGGCATTCGCCAGCAGCTCGACCTGATCATTGTGGCTATAAAAAAGGCGAGTGGAGAAATGCTTTTTAATCCAGCTTCCCACACTCGCATCCAGATCGGCGACACTCTTATTGCCCTGGGCAAGAAAAAAAGTCTCCTCAAGCTGGGAGAATTGTTAGGAAATTCCTCTTCCTAGAACTTTCCTCTTTCGTTGGCCGCCGATGACCGCAGTTTATTAGCTCCCGTACCCTGCCTGAGCTACAACTCTGTCGACCGCAGTAACCGACCGGCAGTGACAGTAGTCCAACTAGGCATATTGTTGACAGAAAGTTATCGACATGTTAGCTTTTCTATTCTTTTTTTGCGATTCTACTTTTGCGAACTGCATGTTCAGACAAACCGTAGATATAGAGAGCGTTGCCCGTATTTGCTCCAGGTAGTGATTCTGTCTAGGAAGGAAGTTTCATGCTTGACATCAGATTTGTCAGGGAAAACCAGAAGCGAATTCAACAGATGCTGAAACAGCGCGGTTCAGACTTGCAACTCGAGCCTGTGCTGGCCCTTGATGTGCAGCGCCGCAGGATTCTCCAAGAGGTGGAAACGCTTAAACATGAGCGCAAGGTTGCCTCTGACGAGATAGCCCAGATGAAGAGACGCGGAGAAAGCGGCTCTGCGGCCATTGAGCGTATGCGCCAGGTTGCCAAGCGGATCAAGGAATTGGACAGCCAGCTTGCTGATGTCCAGGCAGAACTCAACCAGGCTCTGCTGCATATTCCAAACATACCCCATGAGTCCGTACCAGTAGGAAAGGACGAAAAAGACAACCCGGTGGTAAAACGCTGGGGAGAAATACCAGAATTTTCATTCACTCCACGGCCACACTGGGAAGTGGGTGAACTTCTTGGCATCCTCGATTTCGAACGCGCCGCCAGGATGACTGGGGCTCGTTTCGCCCTTTATTGGGATGAAGGAGCCAAACTGGAACGCGCCCTGATCAACTTTATGCTTGATCTGCATACCAGTAAGCATGGCTACAGGGAAGTGCTGCCTCCCTTTATCGTTAACAGCGCTGCCATGACCGGAACTGGTCAACTGCCTAAATTTGAAGAGGACCTGTTCAAACTCCAGGGCTGGGACTATTACCTGGTGCCCACAGCAGAGGTGCCGCTGACTAACATTCACCAGAACGAAACTCTTGACGAGGAAGAGTTGCCCGTATACTACACTGCTTATACCCCATGCTTCCGTTCTGAAGCCGGCTCATATGGTAAAGATACCCGCGGGCTGATCCGCCAGCATCAGTTCAACAAGGTGGAACTGGTCAAGTTCACCACGCCAGAAACTTCCTACCATGAGCTCGAGACTCTTTTGCTCGATGCAGAAGAAATATTGCAGCAGCTGCAGCTTCCTTACAGGGTGGTAACTCTGTGTACCGGTGACATGGGGTTTGCTTCAGCCAAAACCTATGATATCGAAGTGTGGCTGCCCGGGCAGTCCACCTTCAGAGAAATTTCTTCCTGTAGTAATTTTGAAACCTTTCAGGCTCGACGGGCAAATATTCGCTATCGCCCAAAGAATCAGCGAAAAAGTACTTTTGTCCATACTTTGAACGGCTCTGGGCTGGCCGTGGGCCGGACCTTGGTAGCGATACTCGAGAACTATCAACAGGAAGACGGCACCGTTGCCGTCCCTGAAGCGCTACGACCCTATATGGGAGGCGCGCAACGTATCACCGGCAAGAATTAGAGACTGTCCACTGAGTCAGTCGTTGTTCTTAATATGGGACAAGCCTGAATCCCTCGTCATTTTGCCTCGTTCTTGGAACGGGACGTGATGATGCCCATGCGTCATTGCCGTGGAAACGGCAGTCCCATGCGGGAAAGGCAAGTTGCCGAGAAACTTTTTAGGGACAACCAAACCGAGCTATGCTGCTGTAAGAATTTGAATTAGCAGTTTAACCAATATTGCCCCTAGGCAACACTGTCAGCAATCAGAGTACTGCTAGAGTACTGCCTTCGGAATGCCGAGGGACAATTGCTTGGTGATGGGCGCCATGAATGGAGATCATAGCCACGGGAACCGTCTGTTGCTCATTGCTGCTGTGTCGGTGGCAGTTGTCTTGGGGTTCATGGCCGGAGCGATTCTTGTTCACATTTCCAATTCAGAAAAGGAGACACCTGCGTTACGCTCAAAGATCAGCTCTACTGTCACTGGCCATAATTTGGCCGAGTTGGAGGTGCAGCTCTATTTCGGTTCAACAACGGCCAACTACCTTTACGCCGAAAAACGAGTCATTCAGGCGGGTGGGGCGGTTTCCGCAGCAGCAGCCATCATAAGAGAGCTCTTGCAAGGGCCACATTCTGCAGGTTTTGTCTCAACTATCCCTGAGCAGACCACACTGCGCCATCTATTTGTTACAGAAGACGAGATCGCTTATGTGGATCTTTCAGCAGAAATCTCGAGAGGACATCCTGGAGGTATTATCGCTGAACTGTTAACCATATACGGAGTTGTCAATGCCCTCGCGCTGAATCTCAAAGAGATACAGCGTGTGCAAATACTGGTTGATGGCGAGGTTGTACCGACTCTGGCGGGACATGTGGATGTCAGCCACCCATTGCCTGCCAATCTTGCTCTAGTCCATTAACAGGAAAGCAGCATGTCCAGCCGCCTTCGCAAAACGCGAAACATCGGCATCATAGCTCACATCGATGCCGGCAAGACCACAGTTACTGAAAGGATGCTCTATTACACGGGCAAGTCTCACAAGATGGGTGAGGTGCATGACGGTGAAGCAGTCATGGACTGGATGGAACAGGAACAGGAACGCGGCATTACCATTACTTCAGCTGTTACTACCTGCTTCTGGCGCGAACACGAAATTCACCTGATAGACACCCCTGGGCACGTAGACTTTACTATCGAGGTGGAGCGTTCTCTTCGAGTACTCGATGGGGCCATCGGCGTCTTTTGTGCTGTGGGTGGAGTGGAACCTCAGTCAGAGACCGTCTGGCATCAGGCTGACAGGTACAGAGTGCCCAAAATTGCCTTTATCAACAAAATGGACAGATTGGGAGCTGACTTCTTCGGCACGGTCCAGCAAATACGTGAAAAACTGGGAGCCAGACCACTGGTGTTGCATATACCGTTTGGTTCTGAAGCAAGTTTTGCCGGGGTGATTGATCTTGTCCGCATGCAGGTAGTATCCTGGGACGAAGCTACCTTGGGGGTAGTCTACGAATACCACGAAATTCCACAGTCGCATCTGAAGGAGGCAGCTGACAAAAGGGAAGAACTGCTTGAAAACATAGCAGAGTTCGATGACGAGCTCATGGAGAAGTACCTGGCAGATCAACCTGTTGAGGCAGAGGATTTGCTCCCTGCTATACGCCGGGCTACTTTGAATTTGGACGTGGTTCCAGTTCTCTGTGGCAGTGCACTCCGTAACAAGGGCATTCAACTACTGCTCGATGCGGTAGTCGACTTCCTCCCAAGTCCCCTGGATGTGTCTGCTGTGGCAGGCCAACATCCCAAAGACGGCCGCCAGTTAACCCGGGGTAGCAGTGAAAAAGAGCCTTTTGCTGCTCTGGCTTTCAAGATCCACATGGATCAGGGTCGCAAACTCACCTATGTTCGAATTTACTCGGGTTCGGTTACTACAGGTACTGATGTCTACAACGTGAACAAAGATGTCAAAGAGAGGGTGGCGAGAATTTTTCAAATGCACGCCAACAAGCGCGAACGTCGCAACAGGGCGGCTGCAGGAGAAATTGTTGGCATGGTTGGTCTCAAGGCAACTACCACTGGCGACACCCTTTGCGACCCGCAACATCCCATATTGCTGGAGCGCATCGAATTCTACGAACCGGTAATTTCGATTGCCATGGAGCCTCGCACCCACGCAGATGAAGACCGCATACTCCAGGCCCTGAGCAAATTGGCGGAAGAGGATCCCACCTTTCGCTATCGCCAGGATGCCGATACTGGGCAAACAATAATTTCTGGCATGGGGGAACTCCATCTGGATATCCTGGTTACTCGGCTTCTGCGAGAGTATTCACTGCAGGTAAATGTGGGCAAACCACAGGTCGTCTACCGGGAAACCATTTGCAGGGAGGTGGAAGCTGTTGGCACCTTTGACAAGGAAATTGCCGGTGTTCGCCACTTTGCTCAGGTAGAACTCCATCTGCAGCCCAGGGAACGAGGCAGAGGCAACCTCTTTCGCGACCTGGTCCGAGACGGCTCCATACCAGTGGAGTTCATTGGCGCCGTTGAACAGGGTGTCATGGAATCAATGGAAAGCGGCGTACTGGCGGGTTACCCCATGGTGGATGTGGAAGCAGCTGTGATCGGCGGCACCTATAAAGAGCAGCTAGCCAGCGAACTCGCCTTCAAAGTTGCCGCTTCCATTGCTTTTCAGGAGGGCTGCCGCAGAGCCCAACCCCAGCTGCTGGAGCCCATCATGGCAGTGGAGATTCTCTGTCCGGAAGAATTTACTGGCGAAGTGATCAACGATCTCAATATCCGCAAAGGCAAAATTGAGGGGGTCCTCAGCAAGCCCTCTGTAAAGATTGTCAGGGCCACTGTGGCCTTATCCAAAATGTTTGGCTATTCCACAGCACTGCGCTCAGCCACCCAGGGGAGAGCAAGCTTTACCATGCAGTTCTCTCATTACGACAACATTCTGGAAAAAAAATAAAGGGTGCTACTCTGTTCTGGCAGTGCCTTCCCCTCTGCAGCATTTACCTCAAAGTTGATATATCATCCAAAAGCCAAATGTTGTATGAACTTGTATGGTGCTTCCCATGCCTGTCACCTCATCGCCAGCGGGGATGGCTAAAACAGTAAGAGGAAAATGACATGGCATCTGCGATGAGGTGTACTGTTTCAGTCGATCTGTCTCAGGTGCCCGATGGCCTTCCTTAGCGCTGCCGAATGTACTTCCCCGGCAAAATGTACTGGACTTTTGCCATAGAAAGGATCCCAGCCAGCGGGATCGGCTCCACAGAAAAACTGGGTCTCCAGGCCGATGCGCACCACTGCCTCCTCCACAGACAGGCCCACCACCTTGTCGGCAGCCTTCCAGGTTGCCCCGCATGGGGCTCCCCGAACCACTACGATGCTGCCTATGCGATCCCTGTCCATCTCTACAATCAATTCGGGAGTGCCGAACCTTTGTCCATAAAGCCCCAGGCAAGCCTGCCGGGAAAGGCCGCATCAGGTGGGCGGCGTAAAGACCCCCGGCAGTCTGATTTTTTTGCCAGAAGCCACAACCGGGATGTTTTTCTTGCTGAACATCCTGGCGAGATCATGAGATAGATCAGGATGTTTCAAGAAGTCCAGAACGAGGTCCACCCGTATGTTGCTCGGCAGATATTCCCTGCAATCGTCTAACAGAGGTGGCAGCATTTCATCAATGGAAAAAACCTCCAGGCAAAAGTCGCCATTGCCATACTCGCGAATACCCGCTATCTTCGCCTCACCACTGCCGTTTTGCTGGCATACAAGAATACGCATCATTACTCGGTCTTTTCTCTCTCGGATCCCGCTTCAGTATCGGATCGCGGTTAGAGAAACGCTGCTGCCGAGGGTTCACCTTCCTGAAACGACTTACCTGCAGGAGAGGCCCTCCAGCCACGACATAACAACATCAACCCTTACCGCATCCGGCAACGCACCAACCTGCTTCTGCCCGAGGGGGAGTGACTCAGTTCCACCGAACTGAAAACCTCCTTGAAGGGTGTCAGATCACCTGTAGCAAATTCTCTGGCGTCTTTCGAACCCATCGAGGCGATTCTGGCATAAAATAGTAATTTTTGCACTCTTTTTGCCGGCACCTCGTGCTCCATAACAAGCACCACACCTTCCGGCTTCACCACCCGCGCCATTTCTCGCAGGGCCTTGTCTCGCGCCTCGCCCTTCAGTTCATAAAGTGCATGTGAGCAGGTCACCACATCCATACTGTCGTCCCTAAAGGGGAGTTGTGCGGCATCGGCCTGCACAAAATTGACCTCTGCTGAAAAGCTTTTCTTTCTGGCCTGCAACAGCATCCCTCTGGAAAAATCTAGTCCAAAGAAAATGGTTCTCCTGCTGGCTTCTCCAAATGCAGCAAGTACCGAACCTGTACCACAACAGACGTCCAGAACACGAGCACCTCCTTTATTGCTCAACTCGGCCGCCTCTACCAGAAAATGCCTGGTGTCCTGCTCATCCCGACGGGCATGGATCTTGATGAAAGTGTCATAAAAGCGAGAAAACAGATCATAGTATTTTTGTCTACCCTGGCGATAACTTGTCATGGTTGTCTCATCCAGACTCAAAGAGCAGACTCTCCTTGTTCCGCTAAAAAGCATAGCAGCTCAACCAGATCACGACAAGCGTCTTGGACAGAATTCACTGGTCTCCTGCCCCTGCCGCTGGATGTGGATGGTCTTCTCCACGAATCCTTTGCAGGAGCAATGACAGCTCAATGCCATTTGCATGAGGCAGCAGGGCAAAATTGCTTCAAGCTGCAAAAGTGCGGCCCAGGTGTGGTCCCTCAAAGATCTTGCTTCCGCACAAGTACACTCCTGCTAAGGCCCGAACTGTGGCGCTGCATGGCTCAAAGTCTGCTGTTCTGACAAAAACAGCGTGGTACAGAGTTTGCTAGTTTCCTGGAGAGTGTTAGACAAGGAACGCTGACCCCGGGCAAAAAGAGTACTGTACTGGCAAGTTCCTCGGGCACAGCGGTTCTGCTCCCATGAGGGAGTGTATGATTTGCCATACATAAACGGAGGAAAAGACACAGCCAAAAACTACCAGCCACCAGATATGAGTAAAAAATAATATTCCTCCTAGGGCAAGAGTTTCTACGAAACTAAATTCAGGCTGCAGACAGAGGAGAACCCATGGCTATCTGGAAAAAGAAGACGGAAAAGTCTGCGAACAGGAAAGGCCTTACCTTTATAGGCGACAACTGCAAAATTGAAGGACGAGTCGAGGTCCAGGGTGAACTGGTTGTC is a genomic window containing:
- the fusA gene encoding elongation factor G; the encoded protein is MSSRLRKTRNIGIIAHIDAGKTTVTERMLYYTGKSHKMGEVHDGEAVMDWMEQEQERGITITSAVTTCFWREHEIHLIDTPGHVDFTIEVERSLRVLDGAIGVFCAVGGVEPQSETVWHQADRYRVPKIAFINKMDRLGADFFGTVQQIREKLGARPLVLHIPFGSEASFAGVIDLVRMQVVSWDEATLGVVYEYHEIPQSHLKEAADKREELLENIAEFDDELMEKYLADQPVEAEDLLPAIRRATLNLDVVPVLCGSALRNKGIQLLLDAVVDFLPSPLDVSAVAGQHPKDGRQLTRGSSEKEPFAALAFKIHMDQGRKLTYVRIYSGSVTTGTDVYNVNKDVKERVARIFQMHANKRERRNRAAAGEIVGMVGLKATTTGDTLCDPQHPILLERIEFYEPVISIAMEPRTHADEDRILQALSKLAEEDPTFRYRQDADTGQTIISGMGELHLDILVTRLLREYSLQVNVGKPQVVYRETICREVEAVGTFDKEIAGVRHFAQVELHLQPRERGRGNLFRDLVRDGSIPVEFIGAVEQGVMESMESGVLAGYPMVDVEAAVIGGTYKEQLASELAFKVAASIAFQEGCRRAQPQLLEPIMAVEILCPEEFTGEVINDLNIRKGKIEGVLSKPSVKIVRATVALSKMFGYSTALRSATQGRASFTMQFSHYDNILEKK
- a CDS encoding methyltransferase domain-containing protein is translated as MTSYRQGRQKYYDLFSRFYDTFIKIHARRDEQDTRHFLVEAAELSNKGGARVLDVCCGTGSVLAAFGEASRRTIFFGLDFSRGMLLQARKKSFSAEVNFVQADAAQLPFRDDSMDVVTCSHALYELKGEARDKALREMARVVKPEGVVLVMEHEVPAKRVQKLLFYARIASMGSKDAREFATGDLTPFKEVFSSVELSHSPSGRSRLVRCRMR